Proteins co-encoded in one Methanobrevibacter gottschalkii DSM 11977 genomic window:
- a CDS encoding KH domain-containing protein has protein sequence MPETDYLKIPQNRIGALIGSNGGVKKSIEKATGTILDIDSDEGTVYITPGENMEDPLGVWNANHIVKAVARGFNPEVALKLVSDDYYLEVISLPLYIGKSKKALARHKGRIIGKDGKTREIIMEMAEVNMAIYGKTVSLIGEMDNIMVAKEAIEMILKGSRHKSVYGFLEHKKEDLKMKEFKDLVGIEDDKIEFKDGIEFDEKTLQ, from the coding sequence ATGCCGGAAACAGATTATTTAAAAATACCACAAAATAGAATAGGGGCATTAATTGGAAGCAATGGAGGAGTTAAAAAATCCATCGAAAAAGCGACTGGAACTATTTTAGACATAGATAGTGATGAGGGCACTGTTTACATCACCCCTGGTGAAAATATGGAGGATCCATTAGGAGTATGGAATGCGAATCATATTGTAAAAGCAGTAGCTCGTGGATTTAATCCCGAAGTTGCATTAAAATTAGTAAGTGACGATTATTATTTAGAAGTAATTAGCTTGCCATTATACATCGGAAAATCCAAAAAAGCCCTTGCAAGACATAAAGGTAGAATCATCGGAAAAGACGGGAAAACACGTGAAATAATCATGGAAATGGCTGAAGTGAATATGGCAATCTATGGTAAAACTGTTTCATTAATTGGGGAAATGGACAATATAATGGTTGCTAAAGAAGCTATTGAAATGATTTTAAAAGGTTCTAGACACAAATCAGTTTATGGATTCTTAGAACACAAAAAAGAAGATTTAAAAATGAAAGAATTCAAAGATCTTGTCGGAATTGAAGATGATAAAATAGAATTCAAGGATGGAATCGAATTTGATGAAAAAACATTGCAGTAA
- the top6B gene encoding DNA topoisomerase VI subunit B yields the protein MQEQDVGTDWRNDFKNLTPSEFFRKNKQMLGFTGKIRSLTIVFHELITNSFDAAEEAGILPEIDIELKRVEKEHYILKLKDNGPGIPEDYVMRVYCSMFAGSKFRNIQSRGQQGLGCSGCVLLSQMTTGKPARVISCYKENGDIKGVKMKFQMDVKNNRGILMEREDYPAESTGVCIELQFKEVSYSLAEQGAFEYIRRTMIGNPHAKITFRDPSGHKYIFKRAADIVPILPKEVLPHPKGVSADDLMTMAQNTDSRRYKSMLTSSLSRMSNKRVDEISELTGIDMNKRPKDLTFPEAETIVHCFKKMKFMAPPTDGLIPIGSEQIEKGMKQILKPEFVTTITRKPVTYQGGVSFIIEAGLAYGGDSGRVVKEQRKSEIMRFANRVPLTFDAGSCAITEALKSIDWKRYGLKDLDNTPLTLFVNIISTQVPYLSTGKQSVSPEPEIVHEIRQSTMKLARKLQKHLRAKKAAKEKEKRSKVFEDYMPVIIEEAAKLGETGVPEYQEVLAKVTKRALAELLGEKVEEEEEEEELDAIIMEEVDERGYAVDGNSTLDSFEEDDVDDEFED from the coding sequence TTGCAAGAGCAAGATGTTGGAACCGATTGGAGAAATGATTTTAAAAACTTGACTCCATCTGAGTTCTTTAGGAAAAACAAGCAAATGTTAGGATTTACTGGTAAGATTCGTTCATTAACCATTGTATTCCACGAATTGATTACAAACAGTTTCGATGCAGCTGAAGAAGCAGGAATTTTACCGGAAATCGATATTGAATTAAAAAGAGTTGAAAAAGAACATTATATACTCAAACTCAAAGATAATGGTCCGGGCATTCCTGAAGATTATGTAATGAGAGTGTATTGTAGTATGTTTGCAGGATCTAAATTCAGAAACATACAATCTAGAGGGCAGCAAGGATTAGGTTGTAGTGGTTGTGTGTTACTTTCACAAATGACCACAGGTAAGCCTGCTCGTGTAATTTCATGTTATAAAGAAAATGGAGACATCAAAGGAGTGAAAATGAAATTCCAAATGGATGTAAAAAACAACCGTGGAATTTTAATGGAAAGAGAAGATTATCCTGCAGAAAGCACAGGAGTATGTATCGAATTACAATTTAAAGAAGTTTCATATTCTCTTGCAGAACAAGGTGCATTTGAATACATCAGAAGAACCATGATTGGAAACCCACATGCTAAAATTACATTCAGAGATCCATCTGGACACAAATACATATTCAAAAGAGCGGCAGACATTGTTCCAATCCTTCCAAAAGAAGTATTACCTCATCCAAAGGGTGTAAGCGCTGACGACTTAATGACAATGGCACAAAATACAGACAGTAGAAGATATAAAAGCATGTTAACATCATCATTATCAAGAATGTCCAATAAAAGAGTGGATGAAATTTCTGAACTTACTGGAATCGACATGAACAAACGTCCAAAAGACCTTACATTCCCTGAAGCAGAAACTATTGTACATTGCTTTAAGAAAATGAAATTCATGGCACCTCCAACAGATGGACTTATACCTATTGGATCTGAACAAATCGAAAAAGGTATGAAACAAATTCTTAAACCTGAATTTGTAACAACAATTACCAGAAAACCTGTAACATATCAAGGCGGTGTTTCATTCATTATTGAAGCAGGACTTGCATATGGCGGAGACTCTGGAAGAGTCGTAAAAGAACAAAGAAAATCTGAAATTATGAGATTTGCAAACAGAGTTCCATTGACTTTTGATGCAGGAAGCTGTGCTATTACTGAAGCTCTTAAAAGTATTGATTGGAAACGTTACGGCCTTAAAGACTTAGATAATACTCCATTGACCTTGTTTGTAAATATCATTTCAACACAAGTACCGTATCTTTCAACTGGTAAACAAAGTGTATCTCCAGAACCTGAAATCGTTCACGAAATCAGACAATCCACTATGAAACTAGCCCGTAAACTTCAAAAACACCTTAGAGCTAAAAAAGCAGCTAAAGAAAAAGAGAAACGTTCAAAAGTATTCGAGGATTATATGCCTGTGATTATTGAAGAAGCTGCAAAACTTGGAGAAACCGGAGTTCCAGAATATCAGGAAGTTTTAGCAAAAGTTACTAAAAGGGCTCTTGCCGAATTACTTGGTGAAAAAGTTGAAGAAGAAGAGGAAGAAGAAGAACTTGACGCAATCATCATGGAAGAAGTTGATGAAAGAGGATATGCTGTTGATGGAAACAGTACACTAGATAGCTTCGAAGAAGATGATGTTGATGACGAATTTGAAGATTGA
- a CDS encoding DNA topoisomerase IV subunit A, protein MTEIKENQKAHREKRKEYTYNKLKGLGQEIIEDIEKQKVPSVKVPSRGTGNIVYDNAKRYYVLGDRYGRRSLGNVKQIRKLGQMVYVANFCKDLVAREKTATIREMYYVSEGWGISFKTQQESNIVGEDLEVTLGTTREDLGLMPEEDGASVYGDITLLDDGVEINAAKAGKSGYTISPTIDQVEFLDCGVERVIAVETMGMFHRMVQENANKRFNTLIVGLKGQAARATRRFIKRVNEEIGLPVYICNDGDPWGFHIAQVIISGSAKLAHVNHDLATPDAKFMGVTASDIINYDLPTDKLKDVDVMRLKELSKDPRYKSDFWQTEIKKMLKIGKKAEQQSFSKYGLEYVVDTYFPQKLEELEN, encoded by the coding sequence ATGACTGAAATAAAAGAAAATCAAAAAGCCCATAGAGAGAAAAGGAAAGAATACACCTACAATAAATTAAAAGGATTAGGTCAAGAAATCATTGAAGATATTGAAAAACAAAAAGTTCCTTCAGTTAAAGTTCCTTCTAGAGGTACTGGAAACATTGTTTATGATAATGCTAAAAGATACTATGTGTTAGGGGACAGATACGGAAGAAGATCATTAGGTAATGTAAAGCAGATTAGAAAACTAGGTCAGATGGTTTATGTTGCTAATTTCTGTAAAGATTTAGTTGCTCGTGAAAAAACAGCTACAATCAGGGAAATGTATTATGTTTCAGAAGGTTGGGGAATAAGTTTTAAAACACAGCAAGAATCCAACATTGTTGGAGAGGATTTGGAAGTAACACTTGGAACCACACGTGAAGATTTAGGTTTAATGCCCGAAGAAGATGGTGCATCAGTATATGGAGACATTACACTATTAGATGATGGCGTTGAAATTAATGCTGCAAAAGCTGGAAAATCCGGTTATACAATTTCACCAACTATTGACCAAGTAGAATTCTTAGACTGTGGTGTTGAAAGAGTTATTGCAGTAGAAACCATGGGAATGTTCCACAGGATGGTTCAGGAAAATGCTAACAAAAGATTCAACACTTTAATTGTTGGACTTAAAGGACAAGCTGCACGTGCTACAAGAAGATTCATTAAAAGAGTTAATGAAGAAATTGGATTGCCTGTTTACATCTGTAACGACGGAGACCCTTGGGGATTCCACATTGCACAAGTAATTATTTCCGGAAGTGCAAAATTAGCTCATGTTAACCATGACTTAGCAACTCCTGACGCTAAATTTATGGGAGTAACCGCATCCGACATCATCAATTATGATTTACCTACTGATAAACTCAAAGATGTTGATGTAATGAGACTCAAAGAGCTTTCTAAAGACCCTAGATATAAAAGCGATTTCTGGCAAACTGAAATCAAAAAAATGCTTAAAATTGGTAAAAAAGCAGAACAGCAATCCTTCTCCAAATATGGTCTTGAGTATGTAGTGGATACATACTTCCCGCAAAAACTTGAAGAATTGGAAAATTAA
- a CDS encoding metal-sensing transcriptional repressor — MKQCMDTENLHRRLKKIIGQLNAIDRMIEEDIPCEQILMQVNASKSALHKVGHIIVEGHLEHCVKQAMEEDDVDEALVDISSILEYYSRL, encoded by the coding sequence ATGAAACAATGCATGGATACAGAAAATTTACACAGAAGACTTAAAAAAATCATAGGGCAGTTAAATGCAATTGATCGTATGATTGAAGAAGATATTCCCTGTGAACAAATATTAATGCAGGTGAATGCATCAAAATCAGCACTACATAAAGTTGGACACATTATCGTTGAAGGACATTTAGAACATTGTGTTAAACAAGCTATGGAAGAAGATGATGTAGATGAAGCTTTAGTGGACATTTCATCAATTTTAGAATATTACTCTAGACTTTAA
- a CDS encoding heavy metal translocating P-type ATPase, with translation MNLKFKNEEKLEIIFIIVSSISLVLGFLLSIDYLSWISIIICGIPIFKECIEGLITEFDIKADLLVSIAIIASIIIGEIFAAGEIATIMAIGGFLEEYTVAKAQNQIKELAKMTPKTATRIKNGTEEKVPIEEVKIGDILKILPGESIPNDGIIINGETSINQATLTGESIPVDKTRNDEVYSGTINLYGSFTMKTTKISEDSSLQKLIKLVESSKPENANIVRAADKWATMIVVIAFTAAILTYLFTFEITRSVTILVVFCPCALVLATPTALMAAVSNLTKYGILVKNGESLEELAHIDEVIFDKTGTLTYGNPTVIRVISENPQEMMYLAASLESKSEHPLAKAIVKYYNNNDLAAVNEFKIHIGKGITGYINGVQIIAGNKKFLESKNIPLGSNENSSNGEIEIFVAKGNKIIGKIFLADTIRSNAKATIKNLKKLRIKTTLLTGDNENTAKSIANQVRIHNIKFNCLPEDKIQYIKDEQIRNHRVAMIGDGINDAPSLRKSNVGISMGNIGSDLSIESSNITLIKDNIENIPHLIEVSKKTIKTINISIGFALTLNIIAMALAILGILNPIEGALIHNIGSVIVIIYSSILVNYKSSKIDYRTQQFDVNKALNITMF, from the coding sequence ATGAATCTAAAATTTAAAAATGAAGAAAAACTTGAAATCATATTTATAATAGTATCATCAATCAGTTTAGTTTTAGGATTTTTATTATCTATTGACTATCTTTCTTGGATTTCAATAATAATATGTGGGATTCCAATATTCAAGGAATGTATTGAAGGATTAATCACAGAATTTGATATTAAAGCGGATTTACTCGTGTCAATAGCAATCATTGCATCCATTATTATCGGTGAAATATTTGCTGCAGGGGAAATTGCAACAATAATGGCAATTGGAGGATTTTTAGAAGAATATACCGTAGCAAAAGCACAAAATCAAATCAAAGAACTCGCTAAAATGACTCCCAAAACAGCAACAAGAATAAAAAATGGAACAGAAGAAAAGGTACCTATTGAAGAAGTTAAAATTGGAGATATTTTAAAAATACTTCCCGGTGAAAGCATACCAAATGATGGAATTATAATCAATGGAGAAACATCAATTAATCAAGCTACTCTTACAGGAGAATCAATACCGGTAGATAAAACAAGAAATGACGAAGTATATAGTGGAACTATTAACCTTTACGGATCATTTACAATGAAAACAACAAAAATAAGTGAAGATAGTTCCCTTCAAAAATTAATTAAACTTGTTGAATCATCAAAACCAGAAAATGCCAATATTGTTAGAGCAGCTGATAAATGGGCAACAATGATTGTTGTAATAGCATTTACAGCCGCAATATTAACATATTTATTTACATTTGAAATAACAAGATCAGTTACAATACTCGTAGTATTCTGTCCTTGTGCATTAGTTCTTGCAACTCCAACAGCACTAATGGCAGCAGTAAGTAATTTAACTAAATATGGAATCCTAGTAAAAAATGGAGAATCTTTAGAAGAATTAGCCCATATTGATGAAGTAATTTTTGATAAAACCGGAACATTAACTTACGGCAATCCAACTGTAATAAGAGTTATCTCCGAAAATCCACAAGAAATGATGTATCTTGCAGCATCACTTGAATCTAAATCTGAACATCCTCTAGCAAAAGCTATTGTTAAATATTATAATAACAACGATTTAGCAGCTGTTAATGAATTCAAAATACATATAGGTAAAGGAATTACTGGATATATAAATGGAGTGCAAATAATAGCTGGAAATAAAAAATTCTTAGAATCTAAAAATATACCTCTAGGTTCCAATGAAAATAGCAGTAATGGAGAAATAGAAATTTTTGTTGCAAAAGGAAATAAAATAATAGGAAAAATATTCCTTGCAGATACCATACGCAGTAATGCTAAAGCAACAATTAAAAATCTAAAAAAATTAAGAATTAAAACAACATTGCTTACAGGAGATAATGAAAATACTGCAAAATCAATTGCAAATCAAGTTAGAATACATAATATTAAATTTAATTGCTTACCTGAAGATAAAATCCAATACATTAAAGACGAGCAAATAAGAAACCATAGAGTTGCAATGATTGGAGATGGGATAAATGATGCTCCATCACTAAGAAAATCCAATGTTGGAATATCAATGGGAAATATTGGAAGCGATCTTTCGATTGAATCATCAAATATCACTTTAATCAAAGACAACATAGAAAATATTCCTCATTTAATTGAGGTATCGAAAAAAACAATAAAAACGATCAACATAAGCATCGGATTTGCATTAACACTGAATATAATTGCAATGGCACTAGCTATTTTAGGAATATTGAATCCAATTGAAGGAGCATTAATACACAACATCGGATCAGTGATTGTAATTATTTACTCTTCAATATTGGTTAACTACAAAAGTTCAAAAATAGATTATAGAACCCAACAGTTCGATGTAAACAAAGCTTTAAATATAACAATGTTCTAA
- a CDS encoding heavy-metal-associated domain-containing protein, with product MAEKEIKVVGMHCSSCVNAVELCLKDVDGIDDAKADLDSGITTLTLSGNVSDEDINEAVKEAGFEVE from the coding sequence ATGGCTGAAAAAGAAATTAAAGTAGTGGGTATGCACTGTTCTTCCTGTGTAAATGCTGTTGAATTATGTTTAAAAGATGTTGATGGAATTGATGATGCTAAAGCAGACCTTGATTCTGGAATTACAACCTTAACATTATCTGGCAATGTAAGTGATGAAGACATTAATGAAGCTGTAAAAGAAGCAGGATTTGAAGTTGAATAA
- a CDS encoding phosphorylating glyceraldehyde-3-phosphate dehydrogenase, which yields MKTVAINGYGTIGKRVADAVAAQDDMKVIGVSKTRPNYEARTAVEEKGYPLYIGIPEREQMFKDAEIEISGTVEDMIQEADIVVDCTPGTIGPQNLEMYKKAGVKAIYQGGEDHDLTGLSFNAMSNYDESYGADYTRVVSCNTTGLTRTLSTIDPIANIKKVRAVMVRRGSDPSEIKKGPINAIVPNPPKVPSHHGPDVKTVMKDIDVTTMALLVPTTLMHQHNIMVEINNEVETEDIVESLEKRSRVMVVSAEDGLGSTAELMEYAKELGRNRNDLYEIPVWRESINVVGNELFYMQAVHQESDVVPENIDAIRALLEMESDNEKSIAKTNKAMGIL from the coding sequence ATGAAAACTGTTGCAATTAATGGTTATGGAACCATCGGTAAAAGAGTGGCTGATGCGGTAGCTGCTCAAGATGACATGAAAGTTATTGGTGTAAGTAAAACTAGACCAAACTATGAAGCAAGAACTGCAGTTGAAGAAAAAGGCTATCCTTTATACATTGGAATTCCAGAAAGAGAACAAATGTTTAAAGATGCTGAAATTGAAATATCCGGTACTGTTGAAGATATGATTCAGGAAGCAGATATAGTCGTTGACTGTACTCCCGGAACTATCGGACCACAGAATCTTGAAATGTATAAAAAGGCAGGAGTTAAAGCGATTTATCAAGGAGGAGAAGACCATGATTTAACTGGTCTTTCATTTAATGCCATGTCTAATTATGATGAATCATATGGTGCAGATTACACAAGAGTCGTATCCTGTAACACTACTGGATTAACCCGTACATTATCTACAATTGATCCAATTGCAAATATTAAAAAAGTTAGAGCAGTAATGGTAAGAAGAGGATCTGACCCATCTGAGATTAAAAAAGGCCCGATCAATGCAATTGTACCAAATCCTCCAAAAGTACCTTCTCACCACGGCCCCGATGTAAAAACTGTTATGAAAGATATTGATGTGACAACAATGGCATTACTCGTGCCTACCACATTAATGCACCAGCACAACATCATGGTGGAAATTAATAACGAAGTGGAAACTGAAGACATTGTTGAATCATTAGAAAAACGTTCTAGAGTAATGGTTGTTTCTGCAGAAGATGGTTTAGGATCTACTGCAGAACTAATGGAATACGCTAAAGAACTTGGAAGAAACAGAAATGATTTATATGAAATCCCAGTTTGGAGAGAATCAATAAATGTTGTAGGAAATGAATTATTCTATATGCAAGCAGTTCATCAAGAATCTGATGTTGTTCCAGAAAATATTGATGCTATTCGTGCACTTTTAGAAATGGAAAGTGACAACGAAAAATCCATTGCAAAAACTAACAAAGCTATGGGAATATTATAA
- a CDS encoding TIM barrel protein — MKQKVIFGPAGSPVDYKGAAYKAPKYISEEGLDSYEYQSPYGVRIGESSASTLKEESEKHDVLISMHAPYYINLCAKEESKLDKSIDHLIAAARAGEWMGAYRLVFHPGAYLNRKPEKAMEISRNTINRLFEELESEGIEEFTFAPETTGKRTQLGNIREVVELCASFDHFEPTIDFAHIHARGRGFLNKKEDYNCIFSTIENQLNIDILHCHFTTIEYGKGGEIKHHTLDENDYGPNIDDLLSNLIDNGWNANIICETPLRDIDSLKMKKKYEEMI, encoded by the coding sequence ATGAAACAAAAAGTGATTTTTGGACCTGCAGGAAGCCCCGTTGATTATAAAGGTGCAGCATATAAAGCTCCAAAATATATTTCAGAAGAAGGTCTTGACTCTTATGAATACCAATCACCTTATGGAGTAAGAATTGGAGAATCATCTGCAAGTACATTAAAAGAAGAATCTGAAAAACATGATGTTTTAATTTCAATGCATGCCCCATATTATATTAATCTATGTGCAAAAGAAGAATCAAAACTTGATAAAAGCATTGACCATTTAATAGCTGCCGCACGTGCAGGTGAATGGATGGGCGCCTATAGATTAGTATTCCACCCTGGCGCTTATTTAAATAGAAAACCTGAAAAAGCAATGGAAATATCACGAAATACCATCAATAGATTATTTGAAGAACTTGAATCTGAAGGAATTGAAGAGTTTACATTTGCACCAGAAACAACAGGTAAAAGAACACAACTTGGAAATATAAGGGAAGTTGTTGAATTATGTGCTAGCTTTGACCATTTTGAACCAACAATCGATTTTGCACATATTCATGCAAGAGGCAGAGGTTTTTTGAACAAAAAAGAAGATTATAATTGTATTTTTTCAACAATTGAAAACCAATTAAATATTGATATCCTACATTGTCATTTTACAACCATTGAATACGGCAAAGGTGGGGAGATAAAACATCATACATTAGATGAAAATGATTACGGGCCAAACATAGACGATTTACTCTCCAATTTAATTGATAATGGCTGGAATGCAAATATCATATGTGAAACTCCACTTAGAGATATTGATTCACTTAAAATGAAAAAAAAATATGAAGAAATGATTTAA
- a CDS encoding zinc ribbon domain-containing protein gives MTINDNHNHFCIYCGAKLDFGQHFCTKCGKEVVHAEPTYEIVSRYYDLLYDIEQEYDAKQERAKELVNKLFDPAHMSYNKFLSSINKSNGLFNNQLDVAKRMIEVYDGTKDFIEHEIDNKIRTLQTFVDKMNDLIDEMVIHLSSNKQDTGDINNLFEDMDDLIDSVKDY, from the coding sequence ATGACTATTAACGATAATCATAATCATTTTTGTATTTATTGTGGGGCTAAACTAGATTTCGGTCAACACTTTTGCACTAAATGTGGAAAAGAAGTTGTTCATGCTGAACCAACTTATGAGATTGTTTCCAGATATTATGACTTATTATATGATATTGAGCAGGAATATGATGCTAAACAAGAAAGGGCAAAGGAATTAGTCAATAAACTCTTCGATCCTGCCCACATGTCTTATAATAAATTTTTATCTTCCATCAATAAATCTAATGGGTTATTTAATAATCAATTGGATGTTGCAAAAAGGATGATTGAAGTATATGATGGAACTAAAGATTTTATTGAGCATGAAATTGACAATAAAATCAGAACATTACAAACATTTGTTGATAAGATGAATGATTTAATTGATGAAATGGTTATTCATTTAAGTTCTAATAAGCAAGATACAGGGGATATAAATAATCTTTTTGAGGATATGGATGATTTAATAGATTCTGTAAAAGATTATTAA
- a CDS encoding metallophosphoesterase, translating into MSFRTRRILIMTPFYMIFQFFLLKYLLLLFGGLDDGYLIIIAIIVGLLHCMPMFFESKKSTVAGRFLTTIGGVWMWMSLMFLFDLMFIYLIKMFVILPFEIIVDLVLIVPFLGIYNFYKSHKLVINEKILELNNLSRDINIVHLSDVHFGSVRHKKIINLLVNKLKELEDTCELAIISGDLADGSSAVGTDDFLAFKDVDMPIIFTPGNHDFYPGIDNVINACKNAGIIVLDNEKKEFGDLSIFGLTFSFEDRCVPKIDESWINPNLINIINYHVPYYWDEFSKLGFDIQLSGHTHGGQFYPAIWFANILFKYNKGLFKNNLGKYLHVTTGVGSMDTPMRWGTDSEIVILKLKKA; encoded by the coding sequence ATGAGTTTTAGAACTAGAAGAATATTAATCATGACTCCTTTTTATATGATATTTCAGTTCTTTTTACTAAAATATTTATTATTGCTGTTTGGTGGGCTTGATGATGGCTATCTAATTATTATTGCAATAATCGTTGGGTTATTGCATTGTATGCCAATGTTTTTTGAATCTAAAAAATCAACTGTTGCAGGGCGATTTCTGACAACAATTGGAGGTGTATGGATGTGGATGTCGCTAATGTTTTTATTTGATCTCATGTTTATTTATTTAATTAAGATGTTTGTAATATTGCCTTTTGAGATAATAGTTGATTTGGTTTTGATTGTGCCGTTTTTAGGTATTTATAATTTTTATAAATCTCATAAATTAGTTATTAATGAGAAAATATTGGAATTAAATAATTTATCAAGAGATATTAATATTGTTCATTTATCTGATGTTCATTTTGGATCTGTACGTCATAAAAAAATTATCAATTTATTGGTCAATAAGTTAAAAGAACTTGAAGATACATGTGAGTTAGCTATTATTTCTGGTGATTTAGCAGATGGTTCTTCTGCTGTTGGAACTGATGATTTCTTGGCATTTAAAGATGTTGATATGCCAATAATTTTCACTCCTGGAAATCATGATTTCTATCCAGGTATTGATAATGTTATAAATGCTTGTAAAAACGCTGGAATTATTGTTTTAGATAATGAAAAAAAGGAATTTGGTGATTTAAGTATTTTTGGTTTAACATTTAGTTTTGAAGATAGGTGTGTTCCAAAAATTGATGAAAGTTGGATAAATCCGAATTTAATCAATATTATAAATTATCATGTTCCTTATTATTGGGATGAATTTTCTAAGTTAGGATTTGATATTCAACTTTCAGGCCATACACATGGCGGACAATTTTATCCAGCTATTTGGTTTGCAAATATATTATTCAAATATAATAAGGGATTATTTAAAAATAATTTAGGAAAATATTTGCATGTTACAACTGGTGTAGGTTCAATGGATACTCCAATGAGATGGGGAACTGATTCAGAAATTGTTATTTTAAAATTGAAAAAAGCATAG
- a CDS encoding AAA family ATPase: protein MKNDNKKAEIKTTNQKQKLKKAESKECAECVILKPVGYPFEFNLMDEHIEITNKKLFEEYAREQWLGLVVKENSHLFDQKIIPDYGFEVIKAKPNNSIISETTRIQLITSDLENKNDKLTFKSNISISDIVGQTNAKNKVKVIMKYLEHPGKFGPWAPKNILFYGLPGTGKTMLVKALANELEVPLYLIKATSLIGDHVGDGASKIHDLFKKASENSPSIIFIDEMDAVALHRSFQSLRGDVSEIVNSFLTEMDGISENEHVITIGATNSPNSLDYAIRSRFEEEIEFKLPDDEERLTILKNNLKSMPLDYELDLEKIVKLTKGLSGRDIKEKILKTALHNAIANDSDSITMKNIDYSIESSKIKNKDIKGMFE, encoded by the coding sequence TTGAAAAATGATAACAAAAAAGCAGAAATTAAGACAACTAATCAAAAACAAAAATTGAAAAAAGCTGAAAGTAAAGAATGTGCTGAATGTGTCATTTTAAAACCTGTTGGATATCCATTTGAATTTAATTTAATGGATGAACATATTGAAATTACCAACAAAAAGCTATTTGAAGAATATGCTCGTGAACAATGGTTAGGATTAGTTGTAAAAGAAAACTCACATTTATTTGATCAAAAGATAATTCCTGATTATGGTTTTGAAGTCATAAAAGCAAAGCCTAATAACTCAATAATCTCTGAAACAACTAGAATCCAACTAATTACCAGCGATTTAGAAAATAAAAATGACAAACTTACATTTAAATCAAACATATCTATTTCGGATATTGTTGGACAAACAAATGCTAAAAATAAAGTTAAAGTTATAATGAAATATTTAGAACATCCTGGAAAATTTGGACCCTGGGCACCTAAAAACATACTGTTTTACGGACTTCCAGGTACCGGTAAAACCATGCTCGTTAAAGCTCTTGCTAACGAACTTGAAGTTCCTTTGTATTTAATTAAAGCAACATCATTAATTGGAGATCATGTTGGTGATGGTGCATCTAAAATCCATGATTTATTCAAAAAAGCTAGTGAAAATTCACCATCCATAATTTTTATAGATGAAATGGATGCAGTTGCTCTTCATAGATCATTTCAATCCTTAAGAGGAGATGTTTCAGAAATTGTAAACTCTTTTTTAACTGAAATGGATGGAATAAGTGAAAACGAACATGTAATAACCATTGGTGCCACTAATAGCCCTAATAGTTTAGATTATGCTATTAGAAGTAGATTTGAAGAAGAAATTGAATTTAAATTACCTGACGATGAAGAAAGATTAACAATTCTGAAAAATAACTTAAAAAGCATGCCATTAGATTATGAACTTGATTTGGAAAAAATTGTTAAACTTACTAAAGGATTATCTGGAAGAGACATAAAAGAAAAAATATTAAAAACAGCTCTTCATAATGCAATCGCTAATGATTCCGACTCAATCACAATGAAAAATATTGATTACTCAATTGAATCTAGTAAAATTAAAAATAAAGATATTAAAGGAATGTTTGAGTAA